The genomic segment CTACATTTCATTGCGGCGCTACTTTAGCATATTGAGGCAGGGTTGAAAAAAACTAATTTCGTAAAAATGTGCGTATATGTTTTGCGCATTCTGCTGGTTTTTCAGCGTGCAGCCAATGACCTACACCAGAAATGACTCTGACCTGACTATTAGGAAAAAATTCAATGGTCTGTTTTGTGAAACTAGCCTTTAAGTAGTCAGAGTTTTGACCTTTCAAAAACAACACGGGTTTACTAAATTTTTGCTCACTAACAATACCTTTTGAGAGCAAAGCATAATCACGGTCTAGCAGAGCTAAATTAAAACGCCAGTGCCAATCTCCAGTCTCATTATCTTGATACAAGCTTTTCAATAAAAATTGCCTGACTGACGCTTCAGACACAAATTCACTCATTTGTTCGTCTGCCTCTTTGCGATCATCAATTTGTGCCAAATTAACACTTAGTAGAGCCTTAAATACATTCGTATGTCTAGGTTCATAGGTAACAGGCGCAATATCCAAAACGGTTAATGTCGATATTAAATCCGGTTGGAACAATGCCATCTGCATAGCGACTTTGCCGCCAAGAGAATGCCCAACTAAATGAATCGTGGTGATATCCAGTGACGACAGCAAATGAATAATTGATTGTGCATAAGTTGCGAAACTGAACTGCTCAGAATGTTGTGATTTACCGTGATCGGGCAAATCTATGGAAATAATATTAAACTCTTTATTTAATTGTCGGCGCAACATAGCAAGGTTATCTAAATTACCGAATAGACCGTGAATTAATAATAGCCAAGGCTGGTCTTCTGCAGCGAGATCAACTTTATGGTGGATGTGTAAAATGGAAATAATATTCCCCTATTAATAGATAAATAAGGTTTACTGAATAAAGTAAGAAAGGGGCGTGGTCACCCATTAGTGACCACTAAAGAGGATTAGTCAATTAGGTAAGATTCTAATGATTTACCACTATCAAGTGCTGCTTTGAATACTTTAGGCATACGACCTATGCCGGTCCATTTATGCTCATTTCCGTCACTGTCTTTTAGGCTATATTTGACCGGACGTTTCTTACCGACCTTTGCCGCTTTCTTCGCAGGCTCAGCTTTTTGCAGGTCATTCACGTCTAACCCAGCTTCTTCTAATTGAGCAAGGATTTGATTTAACTTTTCGTTTTTCTCTCGCTCCGCTTCTTGCTGTTCTAATTCTTTCGCTTTGCGATTCTCAATAATCGAATTTAGCTTATCTGAAACGGTTTCCAATTCCTCAATAGATAATTCCTTTACCGCTCCTTGCAAACGTCGTCCATGAGTCAAAATGCTAATGAAATCACTCATAATTTACCTTTTAATTTAAATGTATACCTAAGATGAAACATATATTTTTACGTGATAGTTGGCAATAAGTTTATCGAAATAATTACTTTTTCATAAGCTAAATATTTAAAAATTGGAATTATTGAGTAATATAAAAAAAAAGGCGAAATAATTTTCGCCTCTTTCAGGTTTACCGTTTAATTACATATTAGGATAATTTGGACCACCAGCACCTTCTGGCACTACCCATTTAATATTCTGGCTAGGGTCTTTGATATCGCAAGTTTTACAATGCACGCAATTTTGGGCATTAATTTGCAGCGCCTTTTCTCCTTGATCGTTGTCTATAATTTCGTACACTCCAGCAGGGCAGTAGCGCTGTGCAGGCTCGTCGTACAAGGGCAAATTCACTGTCGTTGGAATAGCGCTATCTTTTAACTTAAGGTGCGAAGGCTGATCTTCTTCGTGGTTAGTATTAGACAAAAACACAGAAGATAATTTATCGAAACTTAATACGCCATCGTATTTAGGGTAATCGATTTTTGCGCAATCTTTAGCTTGTTTGAGTTGTTCAAAATCTTTCGCATTATCTGACAAATTGAAAAACATTTTGCCATTAAATATATTTTGCTCAACCGTGTTGTAAGCGCCACCACCAAATGTGCCAAATTTATGCAATGCGGCTCCAAAGTTGCGTGAACGAAATAGTTCATCAAAAACCCATGAGTCTTCAAAACGTTTTGCATAATCCGTTAAATCTTTTCTTCCTTGTTCTTCTGCTCCTAGGGCATGAATGAGCGTTTCGGCTGCTAATATGCCGGATTTCATGGCAGTATGATTACCTTTAATTTTGGCGAAATTGAGCGTGCCTGCTTCGCAACCAACGAGTAGGGCGCCTGGTAATGTCATTTTGGGCAATGAATTATAGCCGCCTTTTGCGATGGCTCTCGCGCCATAACTAACGCGTTTACCACCTTCTAAATATTGTTTAAAGACTGGGTGATGTTTCATGCGTTGAAACTCATCAAATGGGCTCAAGTGCGTATTGCTATAATTCAGGTCTACAATTAAGCCAACAAAAACTTGGTTATTTTCCGCATGGTATAAATAAGAGCCACCTGATGCCTCGGTAAGTGGCCAGCCAGCACTGTGAACCACTAGACCTTCTTGATGTTTGCTTGGGTCAATATCCCATATTTCTTTAAAACCAATAGCATAATGTTGAGGCGATTTTCCTTTATCTAATTCAAACTTCGCGATTAACTCTTTGCCTAAATGCCCACGGCAGCCTTCCGCGAATACAGTGTATTTCGCGCGTAATTCCATGCCTGGCATGTAACCGTCTTTATGTTCTCCGTTGTGGCCGATACCCATATCACCAGTAATGACCCCACCGACACTACCATCATCGTTGTAGATCACTTCTGCGGCGGCGAAGCCTGGAAACACCTCAACACCTAACGATTCAGCTTGTTCTGCTAGCCAACGTGAAATATTGCCCATGCTTACAATGTAGTTGCCTTCATTATGCATGGTTTTTGGCGTCATTATATTTGGTAACTTAGTTGCTTTTTGCTCATCGCGTAGATAATAAATATGATCTTCTTTTACCTGAGTATTGAGAGGTGCACCCATTGATTGCCAATCCGGAAACAATTCATCTAACGCGCGGGTTTCAAACACCGCGCCAGATAAAATATGTGCACCCACCTCTGAACCTTTTTCAACGACGCAAACCATGAGCTCTTGTTCTTTTTCCTGCGCTAATTGCATCAGTCGACATGCGGTTGAGAGTCCAGCTGGACCAGCACCGACTATCACTACATCAAACTCCATCGATTCTCGTTCCACCGGTATCTCCTCTTTTATCAATATGTATTCATTAAAAAAATGCGTGCGTTTTGTTTGTTACACAATTTTTACAAATTAGTTGGGTGTTGTTTTACGGACAGAGCCGATAAAGCGCAACTTATTTGTATATATATTTTCTATAAGTCACAGTTATAGAGGGCTTCGCCGTTACTTATCGCAATGCCAATGATTATCTACCATCGGGCAATATTTAGGCTAATCACTGCGTTATTATCTACATTTTACGCTGTAATTGGATGAATTATCACTGTGATCCTACCGTTAAATCGCCGTATTTTGCGATTGGTCATTTGTGAGTATTGTGCACGGGTTGACGTGCACGTCAACAGAACGTAAATTAAATGCATTCCGTAAATGTAATGTTAAATTGCATTTTTTGTTGCTCAAACGCCTGTCAAATGAGGTGAAAATGAAAATATTAGTGCCGGTAAAACGCGCCATCGACTATAACGTTAAAGTGCGCGTTAAAGCCGATAATAGTGCAGTGGATTTAACCAACGCCAAAATGTCTATCAATCCATTTTGTGAAATTGCGGTTGAAGAAGCAGTTAGACTAAAAGAGAAAGGTGTAGCAACAGAGATCGTCGTCGTCTCCATTGGTGACAAGTCTTGCCAAGAGCAAATCAGAACAGCATTAGCACTCGGTGCTGATCGTGGTCTGCAAATTGACACTAGTGAGTCACTAGACTCATTACAAATTGCCAAACTCCTTAAGAAAGTCGTCGAAGAAGAGTCTCCTGATTTAGTTATTTTAGGAAAGCAGTCGATCGATTCTGATAATAACCAAACCGGACAAATGTTAGCCGCGTTAACAGGTATGCCCCAAGGAACGTTCGCTTCTGAAGTGAACATTGAGTCCTCTAAGGTGAAAGTGACTCGCGAAATAGATGGTGGTTTACAAACAGTAGAGTTGAATCTGCCTGCCGTGGTTACAACTGATTTACGCCTAAATGAACCTCGCTATGCTTCACTACCGAATATTATGAAGGCAAAACGTAAGCCTCTTGATGTTAAATCTGCGGCTGACTTTGGGGTTGAATTAACGTCTAACGTTAACGTGCTTAAAGTTGAGCCACCAGCGCAACGCTCCGGCGGGGTAAAAGTGGCTGATGTGGCTGAATTGG from the Paraglaciecola mesophila genome contains:
- a CDS encoding alpha/beta fold hydrolase, producing the protein MLRRQLNKEFNIISIDLPDHGKSQHSEQFSFATYAQSIIHLLSSLDITTIHLVGHSLGGKVAMQMALFQPDLISTLTVLDIAPVTYEPRHTNVFKALLSVNLAQIDDRKEADEQMSEFVSEASVRQFLLKSLYQDNETGDWHWRFNLALLDRDYALLSKGIVSEQKFSKPVLFLKGQNSDYLKASFTKQTIEFFPNSQVRVISGVGHWLHAEKPAECAKHIRTFLRN
- a CDS encoding H-NS family nucleoid-associated regulatory protein, yielding MSDFISILTHGRRLQGAVKELSIEELETVSDKLNSIIENRKAKELEQQEAEREKNEKLNQILAQLEEAGLDVNDLQKAEPAKKAAKVGKKRPVKYSLKDSDGNEHKWTGIGRMPKVFKAALDSGKSLESYLID
- a CDS encoding electron transfer flavoprotein-ubiquinone oxidoreductase, translated to MERESMEFDVVIVGAGPAGLSTACRLMQLAQEKEQELMVCVVEKGSEVGAHILSGAVFETRALDELFPDWQSMGAPLNTQVKEDHIYYLRDEQKATKLPNIMTPKTMHNEGNYIVSMGNISRWLAEQAESLGVEVFPGFAAAEVIYNDDGSVGGVITGDMGIGHNGEHKDGYMPGMELRAKYTVFAEGCRGHLGKELIAKFELDKGKSPQHYAIGFKEIWDIDPSKHQEGLVVHSAGWPLTEASGGSYLYHAENNQVFVGLIVDLNYSNTHLSPFDEFQRMKHHPVFKQYLEGGKRVSYGARAIAKGGYNSLPKMTLPGALLVGCEAGTLNFAKIKGNHTAMKSGILAAETLIHALGAEEQGRKDLTDYAKRFEDSWVFDELFRSRNFGAALHKFGTFGGGAYNTVEQNIFNGKMFFNLSDNAKDFEQLKQAKDCAKIDYPKYDGVLSFDKLSSVFLSNTNHEEDQPSHLKLKDSAIPTTVNLPLYDEPAQRYCPAGVYEIIDNDQGEKALQINAQNCVHCKTCDIKDPSQNIKWVVPEGAGGPNYPNM
- a CDS encoding electron transfer flavoprotein subunit beta/FixA family protein; amino-acid sequence: MKILVPVKRAIDYNVKVRVKADNSAVDLTNAKMSINPFCEIAVEEAVRLKEKGVATEIVVVSIGDKSCQEQIRTALALGADRGLQIDTSESLDSLQIAKLLKKVVEEESPDLVILGKQSIDSDNNQTGQMLAALTGMPQGTFASEVNIESSKVKVTREIDGGLQTVELNLPAVVTTDLRLNEPRYASLPNIMKAKRKPLDVKSAADFGVELTSNVNVLKVEPPAQRSGGVKVADVAELVDKLKNEAKVI